A window of Candidatus Rokuibacteriota bacterium genomic DNA:
CCAGTCGAGCTTCTTGAGACGGTCGGCCTCGGCCCAGCCCTTCAGGTCGGCGGCGAGGCGGAGATCCGCCGCTTTCGGCCGGCCCTCAAGCTCGCCCTCCAGCACCATCAACACGAAGTCGCGCGCCTCGTAGCCCTCGAACACCAGCCGCCCCTCGAACGTGGGAGGCGTGTCGAGGTCGACCTCGAAGCACCGGTGAGGACAGCCGGCGAACTCGCGCTCGGCGCGCGCGAGCACCCCTTCGATCTCGTCGGGAGAATCCGCTCTCACCGACCGCGCGAAGTTGGCGACGTGGATGTCGGGCAGCTCGGGGTTCCTGACGAACACGGCTCCGGCGGCCTTGAACGTCCGGTGGCCGAGCGCCTCGTGCTCCTGGTCGACGCGAATGGCGACGCGGCCCCAGTCCGTCACGTCAGCCGCGCTGCCCGTCAGCCACGCTTGAGGAGGCGCAGGACCTCGTCGTGGAGCAGGCCGTTGGTCGCCAGCACCGAGCCCGTGTAGATGTCGGGCTTGCCGGCGAAGTCTGTGAGCCTGCCTCCCGCCTCCTCGATGAGGATCTTCATCGGCGCCACGTCCCAGGGTTTGAGGTCGGCCTCGGCGTAGATCTCCGCCTTGCCCGCCGCCACCACGCAGTAGCCGTAGTAGTCGCCGAAGCCGCGCTGGCGAGCCGTCGCGTCCACGAGCCGCTCGAATCCCTGCCAGTAGCCCGCCGCGCGCAGGATGTTCAGGGCCGAGTGGATGAGGAAGGCGTCGCCCATCTTTGAGCACCGCGACACGTGGATCCGCTCTCCATTGGCCCAGGCGCCGTCGCCCTTGCGCGCCCAGAAGAGCTCACCTGTCGCCGGATTGTGGACCACCCCCGTCGTCACCTGCCCGTCTTCCTCGAGGGCGATCAGCACGGCCCAGATGGGGATGTGCCGGATGAAGTTCTTGGTCCCGTCGATGGGGTCGATGATCCACCGCCTCCTAGTCGAGCCCTCCTGGCCGAACTCCTCGCCGAGGAAGCCGCAGCCGGGTGTGGCGCGCGCGAGGATGGCGCGGATCGCCTTCTCGGCCTCCTGGTCTGCCTGGGTCACCGGCGTCTTGTCGGCCTTGATGGTGACCTCGAAGCCGCCCCGGTAGTACTTCATGGCTATCTCGCCGGCGGCCCGCGCGGCCTCGAGGGCCGCCGCGACTGTAGGGTGCTGCGCGGTCACTCCCACTCCCCTCGCTCCTCAAGCACCTCCTTGAAGACGCGGAGCGCCTCCACCACCACCGGCATGCCGCCGTACGTCACCTGCTGGAAGATGACCTCGGCCACCTCCTGCCTCGTGGCGCCCACGTTCAGCGCCGCGTGAATGTGGGCGCGGACCTCGCGCTCGCGGTTCAGCACGGTCAGCGAGGCGACGGCGCAGAGCTCGCGCTGCTTCTGCGAGATGACTTCGCGGCTGTAGAGCTTGCCGACGAAAAAGAGCGAGAGCTCGCGCGCAAGGTCCTTGTCGAGCTTCTTCCAGTCCTCGAAGCCCACGCCGTCCTTGAGCGTGTGGAAGAGCATCTTCGCCGTCTTCTTGGTCTTCTCCCTGAGCGCCTCGTCCATGGAGATCTCCTAGATCTTCTCGAGGATCCGCACCAGCTCGTCGGGCTGCGAGAGCATCGCGTTGTGGGCGCAGTCCATGTCCACCGGCTTCACGCCGAGCCGGGCCGCGCAGTCGGCGGCCCTCGCCGGCACGACGGCCTTATCTTGAAGACAGCGAATGTAGGTGCGGGGCACGCGCATCCCGTAGAAGACGCGGAGGTCCACGGACTCGACGAACGGCCGGAGGGCCTGCGGCGTGAGGAGCGAGATCGCGCTCGATACGCGCGGGTCGCTCCTTGGCATGTCGCCCATCCAGCGCGCCCAGGCGACTTCGGCCGGGTAGAGGAAGGTTCCGTCGCCGCGCGCGGCGGCGTTGCCGGTCATCATCGCGCGGCCGGCGGACGTCATCAGCGTCCCCGCCAGGCTTCCCCGGTCGGGCACGACCACGGCGGCCAGGAAGACCAGGTGGGCGACGCGCGCGGGGGCCAGCTCCGCCGCCTTCGGTATCACGAGTCCGCCCATGGAGTGGCCGACCAGCACTGCGCGGCTGATGCCCTCGAGCGCCATGGCGTCCGCCACCGCGCGCCCATAGGCTTCGACGCCCGCGCGGCGCACCTCGGCCGCGCGCCTCCCGTGGCCCGGGAGGTCGAGGGTGACGACACGGTGCCCCTTGGCGCGAAGCCGCGCCGCCACCTCATCCCAGCACCACGCGCCGTGGCAGGCGCCGTGGACGAGCACGTACTCGTTCGCCATGTCCAATCCTCTTATCCCGTATCCACGAGGATCGGCTGCGGGCCGCCCAGGATCAGCCAGACGTAGTAGTCGAGCGTGAGCGTCTCGTGCGACGACTCGCGGTAGAAGAACCGGCAGGCCGTCGTGTCGCGTTCCGAGTACTTGAGCACGTAAACCTCGTACATGGGAGTTCCTCCAGACTCGGGAGTCTACTCCATCCGGACGCCGTCAGGGAGGGGCGCGCTCAGATCTGTCCGAAGAAGGTCAGGTATTCCGCGCGCAGCACACGCTCGAGGAGCAGCAGCAGGACCGCGCCAGGCACCATCAACACGAGGGCCGTCACCGAGGCGATCTGAAGCTCATAGCCCTGGCTTGCCGTGTACATGTAGACAGGCAGTGTCGTCACGAAGGGCGCCCCAACGAGCAGCGTCCCCGTGAACTCGTCGAGAGAGTAGAGGAAGACGAGGAGCGCGCTCGCCACGATGCCGGGCACCGCCAGCGGGAGCGACA
This region includes:
- a CDS encoding GNAT family N-acetyltransferase, yielding MTDWGRVAIRVDQEHEALGHRTFKAAGAVFVRNPELPDIHVANFARSVRADSPDEIEGVLARAEREFAGCPHRCFEVDLDTPPTFEGRLVFEGYEARDFVLMVLEGELEGRPKAADLRLAADLKGWAEADRLKKLDWAEVRAKLGRDPLPKVGERLARLARLKTPPDRKWLAYVDGEARGMASAWDGVDGAGQVEDVFVEPEYRHRGLGTALIHCCVADCRARGSNAVVIVADAGDTPQAMYAAMGFRHVATKRRYVLYPKSGC
- a CDS encoding inositol monophosphatase family protein, translating into MGVTAQHPTVAAALEAARAAGEIAMKYYRGGFEVTIKADKTPVTQADQEAEKAIRAILARATPGCGFLGEEFGQEGSTRRRWIIDPIDGTKNFIRHIPIWAVLIALEEDGQVTTGVVHNPATGELFWARKGDGAWANGERIHVSRCSKMGDAFLIHSALNILRAAGYWQGFERLVDATARQRGFGDYYGYCVVAAGKAEIYAEADLKPWDVAPMKILIEEAGGRLTDFAGKPDIYTGSVLATNGLLHDEVLRLLKRG
- a CDS encoding carboxymuconolactone decarboxylase family protein — translated: MDEALREKTKKTAKMLFHTLKDGVGFEDWKKLDKDLARELSLFFVGKLYSREVISQKQRELCAVASLTVLNREREVRAHIHAALNVGATRQEVAEVIFQQVTYGGMPVVVEALRVFKEVLEERGEWE
- a CDS encoding alpha/beta fold hydrolase, whose amino-acid sequence is MANEYVLVHGACHGAWCWDEVAARLRAKGHRVVTLDLPGHGRRAAEVRRAGVEAYGRAVADAMALEGISRAVLVGHSMGGLVIPKAAELAPARVAHLVFLAAVVVPDRGSLAGTLMTSAGRAMMTGNAAARGDGTFLYPAEVAWARWMGDMPRSDPRVSSAISLLTPQALRPFVESVDLRVFYGMRVPRTYIRCLQDKAVVPARAADCAARLGVKPVDMDCAHNAMLSQPDELVRILEKI